The Meriones unguiculatus strain TT.TT164.6M chromosome 1, Bangor_MerUng_6.1, whole genome shotgun sequence genome has a segment encoding these proteins:
- the C5ar1 gene encoding C5a anaphylatoxin chemotactic receptor 1: protein MDLIDDPTYDYENTTLNYYDPVDGPPIPWMPPGDIVALIIYSAVFLVGVPGNALVVWVTACEARRTINAIWFLNLAVADLLSCLALPILFTSIINYNHWNFSSLACTVLPSLILLNMYASILLLAAISADRFLLVFNPIWCQKVRGTGLAWMACGVAWVLALLLTIPSFLFRQVHEDLGPKRVCGVNYGKGGIKKERAVAVLRLVLGFVWPLLTLSICYTFLLLKTWSRKATRSTKTVKVVAAVVSCFFVFWLPYQVTGVMMAWLPSASPTFKKVKRLDSLCVSLAYINCCVNPIIYVMAGHGFHGRLRRSLPSIIRNVLSEDMVGRDSKTFTRSTVDTSTQKSQAV from the coding sequence GACCTCATCGACGACCCCACGTATGATTACGAAAATACAACCCTAAACTACTATGATCCCGTGGACGGCCCTCCCATCCCCTGGATGCCTCCTGGGGACATCGTGGCCCTGATCATCTACTCGGCCGTGTTCCTGGTGGGAGTTCCCGGGAACGCGCTGGTGGTGTGGGTGACAGCGTGCGAGGCCAGACGCACCATCAATGCCATCTGGTTTCTAAACCTGGCGGTGGCCGACCTCCTCTCGTGCCTGGCGCTGCCCATCCTGTTCACATCCATTATTAACTATAACCACTGGAACTTCAGCTCCCTGGCCTGCACGGTCCTGCCTTCGCTCATCCTGCTCAACATGTACGCCAGCATCCTGCTGCTGGCCGCCATCAGCGCCGACCGTTTCCTGCTGGTGTTCAACCCCATCTGGTGTCAGAAGGTCCGAGGGACTGGCCTGGCGTGGATGGCCTGCGGGGTGGCCTGGGTCCTGGCCCTGCTCCTCACCATCCCGTCCTTCCTGTTCCGTCAGGTGCATGAGGACCTGGGGCCAAAAAGGGTGTGTGGCGTTAACTACGGGAAGGGAGGCATCAAGAAGGAGAGGGCCGTGGCTGTTCTGCGGCTGGTCTTGGGTTTCGTGTGGCCTCTGCTCACTCTCAGCATTTGCTACACCTTCCTGCTGCTCAAGACCTGGAGTCGCAAGGCCACGCGCTCCACCAAGACCGTCAAGGTGGTAGCGGCCGTGGTGAGCTGTTTCTTCGTCTTCTGGCTGCCCTACCAGGTCACGGGGGTGATGATGGCCTGGCTGCCCTCGGCCTCGCCCACCTTCAAAAAAGTGAAGAGGCTggactctctgtgtgtgtccctggCCTACATCAACTGCTGTGTCAATCCTATCATCTACGTCATGGCGGGCCACGGTTTCCATGGGCGGCTCCGCAGGTCGCTCCCGAGCATCATCCGGAACGTGCTCTCAGAAGACATGGTGGGCAGGGACAGCAAGACCTTCACGCGGTCCACTGTGGACACCTCCACCCAGAAGAGTCAGGCAGTGTAG